Genomic segment of Nocardiopsis mwathae:
GCAGGTCGCGCACCATCCGCGGGTAGGGTGCGGGCCCCACCGCCGAGCCGATGATGTAGTGGGTGTCGGCGACGTTGGTCACCCAGTCGCGGATGGCCTCCGAGGTCGCGTCCTTGAGCGTGGCCGTGCCCGCCTCGACCCCGCGGACCTCCGCGCCCAGCATCCGCATCCGGCCGACGTTGACCGCCTGGCGGCGCATGTCCTCGGCACCCATGTACACCACGCACGCCAGGCCGAAGCGGGCGCACACGGTGGCCGTCGCGACCCCGTGCTGCCCGGCCCCGGTCTCGGCGATGATCCTGCGCTTGCCCATGCGCAGGGCCAGCACCACCTGGCCGAGCGCGTTGTTGAGCTTGTGCGCTCCGGTGTGGCACAGGTCCTCGCGCTTGAGGTGGATCGTCGCGCCGCCGTGGTGGTCGGTCAGACGCTCGGCGGGGTACAGCGGTGTCGGCCGCCCGACGAAGTCCCGTTGGTGGCGGCGGAGCTCGGCCAGGAATCCGGGGTCCGCGCGGACGTGGTCCCACACCTCGGCCAGCTCCGTCAGCGCAGCCATCAGCGTCTCGGGTACGTAGCGGCCGCCGAAGCCGCCGAACATGTCATCGTCGGTCGTCATCGCGGTTCGCCTCCTCTCCTCACGTGTTCGGTCCAGGGAAAGTGCATCGGGATCACGGGGTGCCCGCCAGGGTCCGGTCCCACGACGCCGCCGCCAGCCGGTCGAGGACGCCGGCCGCCGCACCGGAGTCGACGGCGTGCGCCGCCGCGCCCAGGCCGTCGGCCAGAGAGGTGGCCAGGCCGCGGATCCACAACCCGGCCGCTGCGTTCAGCAGCACCACGTCGCGCGCCGGACCGCGCCGACCGGCCAGGACACCGGTGATCACCGCGGCACTGGCCGCTCGGCCGCCCCCGGCCAGGTCGGCCGGGCGGGACGGGGCCAACCCCAGCTCCGCCGGGTCGATCCGCAGCGGGCGTACCCCGCCGCCCTCCACAAGCGCGGCCGTGGACGGCGCGCCGGTGCTCAATTCGTCCATGCCGTCCTCGGCGTGGAACACCAGACCCCGTTCCACCCCCAGCCGCGACAGGACCGCGGCCATGGGGGCCACCAGCGCGGGCGCGGGAACACCCAGCACCACGTAGCGGGCGCGCGCCGGGTTGCACAGCGGCCCCAGCAGGTTGAAGACCGTCCGCACGCCCAGCTCGCGGCGGACCGGGGCGATGTGCCCGAACGCCGGGTGGAACGACGGCGCGTACAGGAACGCGATACCGGCCTCGGACAGGCAGCGCGGCGCGTCGTCCGGGCCGCCCTCCACCCGCACACCCAGCTCCTCCAGGACGTCGGCGCTGCCGCACCCCGAAGAGGAGGCGCGGTTGCCGTGCTTGGCCACGCGCGCCCCGCCGGCCGCCGCCACGATCGCGGCGGCCGTGGAGATGTTGAAGGTGTCCAGCCCGTCGCCGCCGGTCCCGCAGGTGTCCAGGACGTCGGGGCCGAAGGGGACCGGCACCGCGTGGTCGCGCGCGGCCCGCGCCGCCCCGGTCAGCTCGTCGACGCTCGCTCCGCGCGCCGCCAGCGCCGCCGCGAAGGCCGCGATGTGCGCCGGGGCCGCCGCGCCGCTCATCATCGTGCGCATCGCCGCGTACGCCTGCTCCTCGGAGAGCACCTCTCCCCGGGTGATCCGGCCGATCTGTTCACGCATCGGAGTCCTCCTGAAGGAAGTTGGCGACGATCCGCCGGCCGTCGGGCGACAGCACCGACTCCGGGTGGAACTGCACCCCGTAGGTGGGGTGGTCACGGTGGCGGACCGCCATCACCGTGCCGTCGTCCGCAGAGGCGGTGACGCGCAATTCGGCCGGGATCGCCGCGGGGTCGGCCGCCAGCGAGTGGTACCGCGTGGCGGTGAAGGGGCGCGGCAGCCCGGCCAGGACCCCGCTGTCATCGTGGTGGATGGCCGAGGTCTTGCCGTGCAGCGGCCGGGTCCGCACCACGCGCCCGCCGAACGCGGCGACGACGCACTGGTGGCCCAGGCACACGCCGAGGATGGGCAGGCGGCCGCTGAGCGCGCGCACGGCGTCCAGCGACACCCCGGCCTCCGCCGGGCTGCAGGGCCCGGGGGAGACCACGAGCCGGTCGTATCCGGCCAGGTCGCCGGGGGTCACCGCGTCGTTTCGGTGCACCTCGGGGCGGGCGCCCAGCTCGGCCAGGTAGTGGACGAGGTTGTAGGTGAAGGAGTCGTAGTTGTCGACGACGGCGACGCACGGGCCGCGCCGCGCCACCCGGTGGGTCATGACAGCGCCTCCGCGTTGTGGACGGCGGTGAACATCGCCCCGGCCTTGTGCAGGGTCTCGGCGTACTCGGCGTCCGGGTCGGAGTCGGCCACCACCCCCGCCCCCGACTGCGCGTACACCTGCCCGTCGGCGATGACCAGCGTGCGCAGGGCGATCGCCAGGTCGGCGTCGCCGCCGAAGCCGATGTGGCCGAGCGCGCCCCCGTAGACGCCGCGCCGCTCCGCTTCCAGCTCGGCGATGATCTCCATGGCGCGGATCTTCGGCGCACCGCTCAGCGTCCCGGCGGGGAAGGTCGACCGCAGCGCGTCGAGGCTGTCGGTGCCGGGCGCCAGGTCGCCGACGACGGTGGAGGACAGGTGCATGACGTGGGAGAAGCGCTCCACGTCCATGAACCTCTCCGGGTGCACCGTGCCGGGCACGGCCACCCGCCCGATGTCGTTGCGGCCGAGGTCGACCAGCATCACGTGCTCGGCGCACTCCTTGCCGTCGGCGCGCAGCTCGCGCTCCAGCTCCAGGTCGGCGGCGGAGTCCGCGCCGCGCGGGCGGGTTCCGGCCAGCGGCCGGGTCCGCACCCGTCGCCCCTGGGTCTGCACCAGCAGCTCGGGGGAGGCACCGATGACGTGGCGGCCGCCGCCGAGGTTGAGCTGGTACATGTACGGGGAGGGGTTGACCGCCCGCAGGTGGCGGTAGACGTCGATCGGCCGGGCGCGCAGTGGCTTGGCGAACCGCTGCGACAGCACGATCTGGAAAGCGTCCCCGGCCAGGATGTACTCGCGGGCGCGGCGCACCCGGTCGGTGAACTCGGCGCGCGTGGTGGTCGACCGCCAGCCCGTCGGCGGCGCGCCGCGCGGCGGAGGCGGCGGGAGGGGACGCGGCGCCTCGGGCCCGGGTTCGCCGGGCGCGGGGGTGAGCACACGCTCGTGCATCCGGTCGATCCGGCGCAGCGCCGCGTCGTACTCCTCGTTCTCGGGCCGGTGCACCGTGACCAGCAGCAGCCTCCGGGCGGCGTGGTCCACCACCGCCAGGTCGCCGACGTGGAAGAACGCCGACTCCGGCAGCCCCGGTGCCGCTCCCGAGGGTGCGGGCAGCCGCTCGAAGTGGCGGGCGCCCTCATAGCCCAGGTAGCCGAACACCCCGCCGTGGAACGGCGGCAGGCCGGGCACCGGGGCGGCGGGGCGGCCGACGAGCGCGCGCAGGGCGCGCAGCGGGTCGGTGTCGGCCGCGGGGACGTGCTCGGGCCGGTGGCCGATGTAGGAGTAGCGGGCCGCGCCGCCGCCGACCGACGCCCCCTCCAGCAGGAAGCCCGGTTCGTCGGCGCGGCACAGCCGCGCGAACAGGGTGAGGGGGCTGAGCGTGTCGGCGAGGTACTCGCGGTAGACGGGGATGAGGGCGTGGTCGCGGGCGAGGTCGGCCGCCTCGGCGCGGTTCGGTCGGGCGTCGAGCGCCGGGAGCGCCCGTGGCGCAGTGGTGGCGGGTTCGAGGTCGACGGTCATGGCGTCCGGCCTCCCTTGGGGTCGGCGGGGGCGTGCGGGCACCGTGGGGCGGTGCCCGTCCTGCGGGTGGTGGTGACGCGGGCGCCGTCGGCGGGCGCCATGAAGATGCCCTGCTGCCGCGCCTCGGGGAACGGCCCGATGGGGTGCAGGCGGCGGGCGGACAGCAGCACGGCGGCCAGGACCCGCATCTCTTCCTGGGCGTAGTTGCGTCCGACGCACATCCGGTTGCCGCCGCCGAAGGCCGCCCAGGAGTACGGGCAGGCGGTGCCCTCCAGAAAGCGCTCCGGGCGGAACTCCAGCGGGTCGGCGTACACCTCGGGGCTGCGCTGCAGGAGGTAGGCGCAGTGCACCAGGATCGTCCCGGCCGGAAGCAGGTGCCCGTCGATCTCGTAGGGGGCGGTGAGCATCCGCACCCCGTTGAGGCCCGAGACGGGGTGCAGCCGCAGCGTCTCGGTGATGACGGCCTCCAGGTAGGGCAGGTCGGCGTACGCCTTCCGCGGGGCCGGGAGCAGGGTGAACCGCTCTCCCAGCTCGGCCATGACCCGGCGGTACACCCCGGGGTGCCGGGCGATCCGTGCGAACACCCACGACAGGGTGTTGGCCGTGGTGGAGAACCCGGTGTAGAGCAGGCTGAACACCTCGTCGCGGATGACCTCGGGTGTCAGTGAGGCGTCGCCATGGGCCGCATGCCGCTGCAGTGCGGCGAGCAGGTCGTCGCGGCCCAACTCGTCCGAGCGGCGCAGGTGGGACCCCATGCGGGCGGCGACGAACGCGCGGATCTCGGCGTCGGCGGCGAGCACGTCCTCCAGAGCTTGGGCGGCGTTCTCGGTGCGCGGCAGCAGCGCGGCCAGCTCGGCGCGGTCGGCCGCGGGCAGGTTGCCGCACACGACCTCCACGATGATCTCCGCGGTGATCGCCTGCAGTTCGAGGAAGAGGGAGACCTCCCCGCCCTCGGGCCAGTGGGCGGCCCGCCCTTCGGCGACCGCGGAGATCAGGGCGGTGTAGTCGCGGGCGCCGCTCAGCTCGGGCCGGATCCGGGCGCGGCGCCTGCGGTGCTCGGGGCCGTCGATGTAGGCCACCGACTCCTCTGGAGTGCCGAAGAAGACGGCGTTGGCGTGCGCCCCGCTCACCGTCTCCCCGCCTGCGGTGTACATCCGCTTGATCTGGTGCGGCCGGGTGAGGAACACCCACTTGCCGTTGTTGCGGGCCTCGACGAACCGCTCGTTGCCCAGCGCGCCGAGATCCAGGGTGAACATGGTGCCGTGTTCGCGGTGCAGCTCCTCCAGGTAGCCGAAGGGGTCGCGGGCGAACCGGTCACGCTGCGCGGCCGGGTCCGCGGCGGGTCCGGGCGGCAGGCTTGTCGACAGCAGGGTCGGCGACATGGGCAACGTCCTCCTCGGGGGTCTCCTCGGTCATGTCCGCGGCGGCCCACCGGACGGCGTCGACCAGCCGGGCGACGACCGCCCGCGAGGTCCGGTGGTGCATGATGCAGGCCCGGACGACCAGGCCTTCGCCGGGCAGCTCGGTGGTGGCGACGTACACGTCGCCGGTGGCGCAGATGCGGCGGCACAACCGCTCGGTGAGGCGGGCGCCGCGCGGGCCGTCGGCGGCGGCGCGGAACGCCACCACCGGCAGGTGGGCGGGGCCGCGCGGCAGCACCTCGATGCCGGGTAGCGAGCGCAGCCGGGCGGTCAGCTCGTCGGCGAGGTCGAGCTTGTGGTCCAGGCTGCGCTCGAAGGCGTCCACACCGTGCAGCTTGATCGGCAGCCACGCGGTCAGCCCGCGCATCTCGCGGGTCAGCTCGGGGCCGTAGTTGCAGAAGTCGACGTGGTCGTCGTCGGAGGTGAGCTCGGGGATGTAGGCGGCGCCCGGTACCGCGAACGCCTCCCGCAGCCGCGCCTGCTCGCGGACGAGCAGCGCGGAGGTGCCGTGCGGCAGGAACAGCGACTTGTGGGCGTCGACGGCGATGGAGTCGGCCTCCTCGATGCCGTGCAGCAGTTCGCGGCCGCGGGAGGTGAGCCGGAAGAACCCGCCGAAGCAGGCGTCGGCGTGCATCCATATTTGCTCGGCCGCGCACAGCCGGGCGATGGCGGCGAGGTCGTCGACGGCGCCGGTTCCGGTGGTCCCGGCGGTGGCGACGACGCACGCCGGGGCCAGTCCGCGGTGCCGGTCGTGCTCCACGAGGCGGCGCAGCTCTCCCAGGTCCATCGTGTAGTCGGGGCGGGTGGCCACTGCGCGCACCCGGTCCTCGGGAATCCCCGCCATGCGGGCGGCCTTCTTCACCGAGAAGTGGCCCTGCGCGGAGACGTACACCGTCGCGCGGGAGCGCCCGTCCTCGGTCATCGCCTCCAGGGCGCAGCGCACCCCCATGAAGTTGGCGATCGACCCACCGGTGGTGAGGTAGCCGAAGGACCCCTCGCCGTAGCCCAGCATCGAGCAGAACCAGCGGATCACGTTGGTCTCGATCTGGGTGAGGCCGGGGGTGGCCGCCCACACTCCGATGAAGCGGTTGAGCAGCCGCGACACGAACTCGCCGACCGCGCCCTGGAACAGCCCGCCGGAGGGGACGTGCGACATGAAGCCGGGGTGCGGGTGGACCATGCCGCTGGTGGCCGCCTCGTCGAAGACCTCGGCGAGCAGCGGCTCCAGGTCGGTGCCTCGTGCGGGCGCGGTGTCCTCGCGCAGGGCGTCGGCCGCCGTACGGCCGTCCTGGTAGTCGGCGGCGGTGCTCTCCTGCAGGTAGGAGGCGGGGTACTCGCCTCGGTTGAGGGCGTCGCGGTAGCGCAGCACGCGCAGGGCGACGGTGTCGAGGAGGCGGCGCACCTCCTCGGGGCGGAGTTCGAGCTCGGAGTCCTCGGAGCCGTCGGGCAGCACGGGGATGTCGGCCCCGGCGGCGCCCGGGTAGGCGCCCACGATCCGGTCGGCCTCGGTGTCGATGTCGAAGTGCCGGCACAGGTCGTCGACCACGGCGCTCTGCCGTTCGTGGCGCCGTACCACCTCGTCGTAGGGCAGGTCGGTGAAGGCGACCATGTGGTAGAGCGGCATGAAGTCGTCCGGCCGCTCCGTGAACAGGCGCTTGTCCAGCCGGTCGCGGGCATGGTAGGCGTGCTCGCCGGTCTGGTCGGTGAGTTCGCGCAGGTTGCGCAGGGACAGGTCGGCGATGGCGTCGCCGGGGGCCTTGCGCAGCTCGGTGAACGACGCCAGGGCGGGGGCGACGCCGGCTGCCCCGCCGATGCGCATGCGCTGTTCGAGGATGCGGAGGAACTCGCGGACGTCCTCGAAGCTGCAGTTGATGCCCTGGCCGTAGAAGGGGACCATCGCGTGGGCGGCGTCGCCGATGAGAACGGTGCGGCCGTAGTGGTAGGGGTGGCACTTCACCGTCTTGAGGGACGCCGGCGTGGTGGTCAGGAAGTCGTCGGCCAGGGACGGCAGGAACTGCACAGCGTCGGCGAAGTTCTCGCCGAACAGCGCCTCGACGCCGACGGTGTCGTGCACCGAGGAGAACGCGGGGGCGCCGTCGGCGCTCTGCAGCGGCATGAACAGGCTGGCCGTGTAGCTGAGGTCGACGTTGGGCTGGGCGAGCAGCATGAACTCCCCGCGCGGCCACACGTGCAGGCCGTGCTCGCCGCTCTCCGGGCGGGTGGGGTCGCGGAAGGCCTGGAGCAGCGCGTGCCCTCCGCCGCGCGGCGGCATCTGCAGCTCGATGTAGCCGTGGTCGATGTACTCCTGCGAGATGCGCATCCGCGCGCCGCGTCGCGACATCTCGGCCCGCACCACGCTGTTGGCGCCGTCGCAGCCGATGAGCAGGTCGGCGGCGACCTCCTCGATCGCCGACCCGCGCACGGCGAAGGTGGCGGTGGCGTTCTTGGGATCGGCCCCGATGCACTCGTGCCCGAAGTGGAAGTGCGCCCCGGCCCTGGCCGCCTCCTCCAGCAGCGCCCGGTGCAGCACCCCGCGCGGGATGGACAGCAGGTGGTGCTCGGGCGCGGTGCCGTAGCGCTGGTAGATGAGCCCGCCGTCGCGGTGGTGCACCACCCGCTGCGGCAGCGGCACGCCCCGCCGGTAGAGGAGGTCCACGATGCCGGTGTCCAGCGACCGCAGGCCGCGCGCTGTGAGCGTCAGGTTGAAGGAATGCCCTTTCGCCGGCGGGATCCGGCGGATGTCCTCCCCTTTCTCATAGATGTCGACGTGGAACGAGTACTTCCGGAGCCCGATCGCCACCAGACAGGCGACCGGCCCCGCTCCGACTATCGCGACTCTGAGGGAACTGCGTGGTCTCCCCAAAACAACCCCTAGTGCGCTCCGTCTTCTTGCATGTCTTCAGGAACGCTAGGGAGGAGGACTCTCGAAGGCCTCTGCCACCGTTCTCGCCGCGGTAGCCCCGCACTCTTCGGGAGCGTTCTCGTCACAGTGCGCACGCACTCGACACGATCAGGGGAACGTGGCACCTCTTCATGTGCCGAGGCCGGCGATGACCTCACCTATGGCGCGATCCAGGCGGCGCGTCGAGGGGCGTAGCTCCGCTGTGCGGGTGACCGCCTCTCCCAGCCATTCCGGGTCCCCTAGGCGGTGGGCCGCCTTCGCCGCGGTCGTCTGCTTGAGCAACGCATCCAGAAGGAAGATGTGGCGGAACCGGTAGCGGTGCTCGTGGTGGGCGTAGTTCATCAACACGTCCTCGTACGGATGGCGCAGATATGCGTAAACGGAGCAGGCGTGAGGACCGGCGATCGTCCTGCGACTTGCGAAAGAGTCGATCAGTATTCCCGCGGTGCGAGTGGCCGCCCACGCTCGTGCGGTGGCGTGCACCCCCGGGCCGTCCACGAACCTGGACCACGGAATGACGGCGAGCGGTTCCGATGCCGCGAGCTTGCGATACTCCATGCCGTCAGAGGTGAGGACGAGGCACAACCCCTACTTCCGGTAGGGATCGCCGATGACCCACCGATCCCCGACCAGCTCCAACGGCCCGAATGCCTCTGCCATGATCCCCCTTCGGCCGTCCTCGCGGTGAACCCGCAAACCCTACTCCCGTGTCACCACCCGACCGCAGCAGCCGGTCGCCCCGCCTCGGCGGGGGTGCCTCGATGCTTCTCGTCAAGCAAAGTACAGATCGACGACCAGAGCACCGGGCCGGAGAGATAGATGGACGACTGAGGTATATTCGCTGGCACAATGCGCATTGCCACAGGGGGAACGTCAGTGGAGCGGCTTGAGATCCAGGTATTCCTAACGCTCGCAAAGGAATTGCACTTCGGCCGTACCGCTGAGCGCCTTTTCATCTCCCGGGCCCGGGTCAGCCAGAGTGTCCAGAAGCTGGAGCGGGCTATCGGCGCCCCGCTGTTCGAACGGACCAGCCGCAGGGTCCGGCTCACCCCTCTCGGGCAGCAGCTGTATGAGGATATCGAGCCCGGCTACCGGCTCATCAAGGCCGGTGTCGCCAGGGCGGAGGCCGCCGCGCGCGGCGTCGACGGAGTCCTGAGAATCGGGTTCCTCGGCGCCGCGGCAGGCGAGTTCGTCCTCGATGCGATCGGCGCGTTCACTGCGCGTTACCCCGGAACAGACGCCCAGATCAAGGAAACTCAGATCAACAGCATCATCACTCCGCTGCGCGCGGGGGACGTGGATGTGTTGGTCACCCAGTTCCCCATTGACGAGCAGGATCTCACGTCTGGCCCGGTGGTTTTCTCCGTGCCTCGGATGATTGCCGTGCCAAGGCGGCATCCGCTGGCAGAGCGGACGTCCGCCTCTCTTGAGGACTTGGCCTACAACAAGGTATTCGCATGTATCGGTGAAGTGCCGATGTACTGGCAGGAGCACAATACGCCGTTGCGCACCCCCAGCGGTCGACCGATCGAGCGCGGAGAATCAGCGTCCACTCTGCAGGAGACACTCGCTCTCGTCGGTGCCGGCAAGGGCATATCCCCGGTAGGGGCCGATGTCGCCCAGCACTATACACCTCGGGGTGTGATATATGTCCCGTTGGAAGATGTCGAACCCCTGGAATACGGACTCGTGTGGCGAACAGCAGGGGAGAACGCCAGGGTTCGCGGGTTCGTTCGGGCATGCATGGACACTGCCACCGCAAAGCAGGCCTGATCGGTAAGCCTGGCTTACCGATCGTCGTATTTTTCGGCATTGTTCCAGGTCAACGGATCGTCGACAGTGGCTTCATGTCCAATGGTCGTTTGAAGTCGACGCCCCCGTCGCGTGGGGAGTCCCGCTGGCCTGCGGCGCTGATCGCCCTCGCGCTCGGCGCGTTCGCCATAGGCACCACCGAAGTCGTTATCGCCGGTCTCCTTCCCGAGATTTCCGTCGAATTCGGTATCTCCATCCCGACCGCGGGTTCCCTGGTCTCCGGATACGCACTGGGCATGGTCGTGGGCGCACCGCTGCTGGCCGCGCTGGGTACGCGAGTGCCCCGCAAGTCCATGCTTGTGGGGCTGATGGTCGTCTTCGTCGTTTCGAGCGTGATCAGTGCCCTGGCACCCGACTACACCGTGCTGATGGTGGGCCGGGTCCTGTCCGCCCTGGTCGGGGGCGCCTATGTGGGTATCGGTGCCGTCGCCGCCGCCGATGTGGTGACCGAAGACCGCAAAGCCAGGGCGGTCGCCATCATGTTCATGGGGTTGAGTATCGCCAACGTTGTCGGTGTTCCCGGGGGTACGGCTCTCGGGCAGACACTGGGCTGGCGCTCCACCTTCTGGGCTGTCGGCATCCTCGGAGTGATCGTCCTCCTCGGTGTCCTCAAGCTCGTCCCCTTCTCACCCGTGGCGGAAGGCGCGAACCTGCGGAGCGAACTGGCCGTGTTCAAGCGGGGCCGCCTGTGGCTGGCCTACGGTGCGACGGCCCTTGGCTGGGCACCCGCTCTCGCGGTCGTCACCTACATCGCTCCGATGCTCACCGACGTCTCCGGCTTCTCTGACAGCGCAGTCCCGATGGTGCTGGTCCTGTTCGGTGTGGGCATGGTCATCGGCACTCCCATCGCCGGCCGACTCGCCGATCGGGCGCTCATGCCGACGCTGTACGGCGTTCTCATCACGGTCAGCGCCTCCTCGGTGCTGCTGCTTTTCGCTGTGCACAACAAGTTCACGGCCGTGGCCGTGTTCATCGTCTTCGGTGCCGCGGTGGCGGCGGTCATTCCGCCGGTACAGGCCAAGGTGATGGCTACGGCCGAAGGGGCTCCGAATCTGGCCTCCGCCTCCAACATCTCCGCCTTCAACATCGGCAACGCCGTCGGCCCGTTCCTCGGCGGGATGACGATCAGCGCCGGATTCGGCTACACCTCGCCCATCGGGGTCGCCGCTCTGCTCGGCGGGGGAGCACTGATCTTCGCCCTGCTGTGTGGCGTGGCCGACGCTCGGCACCGCAGCCGTGTGACGGCCGTTGCCGCAACCTCGCAGCCTGCGGCGGACCAGCAGATCGAAGTGCGGCACTGAGGCCCGGCCCTGACCCCGCCGGGTACCGGGACCCCGCACCGACCCGCAGGTCCATCATGGCCACCGAAACGCATACGGGCGCCCTTCCCGGAGGAAGGGCGCCCGTATGGCGATTCATCTCAGTGCGCACTCGGGAGGATTCGAACCCCCAACCTTCTGATCCGTAGTCAGATGCTCTATCCATTGAGCTACGAGTGCAGATTCTGTTGTGTGTCCCCCTGGGGCGCTGCGGCTCCCTGAGGACGAGTAAGACTCTACCAGAGTGTTCGGGACGCTTTTGACGGATTATCCGCGGGTGGGGCCCGGGTGTGAGGCAGGTGACAGAGAGTGGGCTCCGCCCGCGGGAGGCGCGGTGCGGTGGGTCAGCCCGCGGTCTGCTTCAGGACGTCGGCCCAGATGGAGGCGGCGGTGTCGATCTGGTCCTCGGTGACGATCAGCGGGGGGATCATCCGCACGACGTTGCCGTAGGGGCCGCACGTCAGCAGGAGGAGGCCGTTGTCGGCCGCGATCCGGTGGGCGCGGGTGGCGGTGTCGGTGTCCGGGCTGCCGTCGGGGGCGGTGAACTCGTTGCCGATCATCAGGCCCAGGCCGCGCACGTCGCCGATGACCGGGTGGGCCTCGGCGACCTGGGCGAGGCTGCGGTGCAGCCGCTCGCCCATGCGGGCCGCGTTGTCCACCAGGCCCTCGTCCTCGATGACGTCGAGGGTGGCCAGGGCCGCCGCGCACGCGACCGCGTTGCCGCCGTACGTGCCGCCCTGGGAGCCCGGCCAGGCCTGTTCCATCAGTGCGGCCGGGGCGGCGATCGCCGACAGCGGGAAGCCGCTGGCCAGGCCCTTGGCCGTGATCACGATGTCGGGGCGCACGTCGGCGTGGTCGTGCCCCCAGAACCGCCCGGTGCGTCCGAAACCCGTCTGCACCTCGTCCATCACGAGGAGGACGCCGTGCCGGTCGGCGCGCTCGCGCAGGCCGCGCAGGAACGCCGGAGGCACGGGCACGTAGCCGCCCTCGCCGAGCACCGGCTCGATGAAGATCGCGGCGGTGTCCTTCGGCGCGGTGACCGTCGCGAACTGGTAGTCCAGCTCCCGCAGCGCGTGGGCGACGGCCTCGTCCTCGCTCATCCCCCACCGGTAGGCATACGGGAACGGCGCCACCACCACCCCCGGCATGAGCGGGCCGTGCCCCGCCCGGATCTTGACCCCTGACGTCGTGAGCGAGGCCGCACCCATGGTCCGCCCGTGGAAGGAGCCCTGGAACACGATGGCGTTCTGCCGACCGGTGGCGTGCCGGGCGAGTCGCAGCGCCGCCTCCACGGCCTCGCTGCCGGAGTTGACGTAGAAGAGGCGGTCGATCCCCTCCGGCAGGACCGTGCCCAGCCGCTCGGTCAGGTCGAGCAGCGGCCGGTGCATCACGGTCGTGTACTGGCCGTGGACGAGCGTGCCGACCTGGCGCCGCGCCGCCTCCACCACCCGGGGGTGGCAGTGGCCGGTGCTGGTGACGCCGATCCCGGCCGTGAAGTCGAGATAGCGGCGGTCGTCCTCGTCGTAGATGTAGACGCCCTCGCCGCGGGCGGCGAGGACCGGGGTCGCCTGCTTCAGGACGGGGGAGAGCCGGGCCGGCTGGTCAGCCATTGACGAACCTCTGTCTGTAGTCGTCGTGCGTCTTCGTCGTGGTCGTCTTCGGGGGTCGCGGACTTCGTAGGATTGTTGACAATCAGCGGCACTATGGAATCATCCGCCCTGAAGCGGTGTCCAGAGCGCGCCTAGCCCTACCCCGTCAGGCGCCGGGTATCCGCTTCACCGCGGGAAACACGCGACACGTCGGCGGTGGGTTGGCGGGCGCCCCCGCGGGAAGGGTCGTCCACGCAGGCGGACATGCCCGGACCGCGAGCGCACGCCCGGATCGGAAGGGAATGCACAGGCGATGACCGTTGCAGACGCGGAGACGCGGGTCGTTGAGCAGGTCTCCAAGCGGCTCCTCATCGGCGGACGCTGGCAGGACGCCAAGAACGGGGCGACCTTCAAAGTCGAGGACCCCTCCACCGGATCGGTGCTGTGCGAGGTCGCCGACGCCGCGCCCGAGGACGCCATGCTGGCGCTGGACGCCGCGGCCGAG
This window contains:
- a CDS encoding MFS transporter, whose product is MANSRGERQGSRVRSGMHGHCHRKAGLIGKPGLPIVVFFGIVPGQRIVDSGFMSNGRLKSTPPSRGESRWPAALIALALGAFAIGTTEVVIAGLLPEISVEFGISIPTAGSLVSGYALGMVVGAPLLAALGTRVPRKSMLVGLMVVFVVSSVISALAPDYTVLMVGRVLSALVGGAYVGIGAVAAADVVTEDRKARAVAIMFMGLSIANVVGVPGGTALGQTLGWRSTFWAVGILGVIVLLGVLKLVPFSPVAEGANLRSELAVFKRGRLWLAYGATALGWAPALAVVTYIAPMLTDVSGFSDSAVPMVLVLFGVGMVIGTPIAGRLADRALMPTLYGVLITVSASSVLLLFAVHNKFTAVAVFIVFGAAVAAVIPPVQAKVMATAEGAPNLASASNISAFNIGNAVGPFLGGMTISAGFGYTSPIGVAALLGGGALIFALLCGVADARHRSRVTAVAATSQPAADQQIEVRH
- a CDS encoding aspartate aminotransferase family protein yields the protein MADQPARLSPVLKQATPVLAARGEGVYIYDEDDRRYLDFTAGIGVTSTGHCHPRVVEAARRQVGTLVHGQYTTVMHRPLLDLTERLGTVLPEGIDRLFYVNSGSEAVEAALRLARHATGRQNAIVFQGSFHGRTMGAASLTTSGVKIRAGHGPLMPGVVVAPFPYAYRWGMSEDEAVAHALRELDYQFATVTAPKDTAAIFIEPVLGEGGYVPVPPAFLRGLRERADRHGVLLVMDEVQTGFGRTGRFWGHDHADVRPDIVITAKGLASGFPLSAIAAPAALMEQAWPGSQGGTYGGNAVACAAALATLDVIEDEGLVDNAARMGERLHRSLAQVAEAHPVIGDVRGLGLMIGNEFTAPDGSPDTDTATRAHRIAADNGLLLLTCGPYGNVVRMIPPLIVTEDQIDTAASIWADVLKQTAG
- a CDS encoding LysR substrate-binding domain-containing protein, coding for MERLEIQVFLTLAKELHFGRTAERLFISRARVSQSVQKLERAIGAPLFERTSRRVRLTPLGQQLYEDIEPGYRLIKAGVARAEAAARGVDGVLRIGFLGAAAGEFVLDAIGAFTARYPGTDAQIKETQINSIITPLRAGDVDVLVTQFPIDEQDLTSGPVVFSVPRMIAVPRRHPLAERTSASLEDLAYNKVFACIGEVPMYWQEHNTPLRTPSGRPIERGESASTLQETLALVGAGKGISPVGADVAQHYTPRGVIYVPLEDVEPLEYGLVWRTAGENARVRGFVRACMDTATAKQA